The Meles meles chromosome 15, mMelMel3.1 paternal haplotype, whole genome shotgun sequence genome contains the following window.
TTCTTCCAGGCCTGAACCTGAGCATTTTCTACTTCGATCCCTGTTCTTGGATGGTCTAGAGTATAAAGCCTTCTAGGATGCAGTGGATCCTTTGGTTTGCTCATAAGCTTCTCCCTCCTGAATATTCTTCCTCTCCTAAAAAACAAATCTCCCTATTTGGGTCCTCCTCTCCCATGAAGCCATCCAAGACTTTCCCTCCCCAGAACTCAAaggtctttttttccctaatgatCTTTTGGCAACAAATCACATATGTCTTATGACTCACTCCAATAATTGTTTTATGGCAAGCATAACACCCACTTTACCAGTTCAACCTCCCTAATTTTGATGTATGGCAGGCATCTCTGCACAAGGAGACTCTGGGACATTAACTGTATTTGGCAAAGTGGCCCTGAATTGGGCAGATGTTGTTACCTATCTATCCCCAGTGCCGATCTGTTGGAAATTTGCCTGAACTTCAAAGAATAAAGATTATTGACCTCCCTTGGAAGCCAATGGAAGTGAATTCACtatagattttttccttttaagtacaAGTGGAGGACAATCAAATGTAGTGTATTACAGTTGGTCCCCCCCTTATCCACAGGGGATATGTATCAAGACCCCCAGAGGACACCTAAAACCACAGATAGTACCAAATCCTATGTATACTATGTTCTCCTATACAGCCGTAAAGTTTAGTTTCTAAATTAAGCCCAGtaagattaacaataataataaaatagaacaattataacaatcgactataataaaagttatgtaaatgtggtctctctctctcaaaatatcttattgtagtcACCTTTCTTGTAATTTTGATGATCAAATGCTGGCAGAATGAGGTGACGTAAGATGAGTAGGCATCATGACATAGCGTTAGGCTACTGCTGACCTTTTGGCCATTGGTCAGGGGGATCATCTACTTCCAGGAGTAGATGGCCACGAATAACTGAAATGGCAGATAACGGGGACTACTCAAGTAAGAAATGTTTAGGCCGACTTCTTAATCACATGTCCTAAGAACAAGGAGAATTCAACATTCTCAGATGGAAGACAGGCTGGATGAAATCTTGTGCTATCTATCCCAACCAAGCATGCACCTCTCCAGGTTACTATCAGGTGAAACAAACATGGCCATCAAGCAACCAACCAGGGACAGcatcttctttagaaaataacTGTATTGCTTAGCCACACGTAAGTTAACGTGGGACTATTGTTTTGGGTATTGTGACAGTCTCAAGCCTTATACAGCCAAATAAACCAGAAGGCGATCTACATGTCTCGGTCAATGCTAGCTTATCATTTAGCATCTGGAAACTTCTCTTACGTTGCTGGATCTGGTCGAAAAGTATGAGTGGTGACACAGGGGGGCAGCCAGTAACCTAATTCTGTATGTGGCTTATtgaattgtcaaaaaaaaaaaaaatagggcacctgggtggctcagtgggtgaaatctctgccttcggctcagatcatgatctcagggtcttgggattgagggctgcatcaggctctctgctcagcgagtagcctgtttccccccctctctgcctacttgtgatctctctctacttgtgatctctgtctgtcaaataaaaaaataaaatcttaaaaaaaataagtcgaTCATTCATTTTAGTTTGGTAGACTCATCCTAAAGTCTGAGGACTTTATTAGAACTGCTAAATTAGGGAATAGGTTGGTAACAGTTTCCAAAAAAGAAACTCTTACTGGAGAGAAACCATCACGCCAACTTGTTttattgtttgtatatttcacaACAAAATGATTCAGTCTCACCAGGCTTCATATTAGGAGGAGCAAAGCCATCATGGAATGTAtacttttcttttgtctgttttaaaaaCATCAAGTTAATGGATTCATGACTTCCTCCATTCCATGACTTCAGGCATTTTGTGCAGAGACTTAAAAAACTCTAAGTTTGAATAACATAAAGGAGACCATGACTCTGGAGACCTGGGTTTCTGTTCAGCCAGTTTAGTCTTCTGCAtttgttgccaggggcctgacaaTGAAATGTGTTAAGTCATGGCTTTATATTTGGGAAGAGCTAAGTACcctgatgttttgttttgttttttttaaagcaaataatttGAGGCAAAAATAATAGAGCATGTCCTCTGTTAGGTCTCATCGCCCAAGGAAAAGATCGCCTCTAAGAACCTTGCCTACAACACAGAGTCTCTACTTCACACAAACTGCATGGTCTCTTTTCTGGTTGTTGCGTTACAGGTGGCTCACCATTCTGAGTTTGCAAATAACGTGCATCTTGATACATTAGGTTTAAAGTGGGAGGATGTTCACAGACTGAGAACATCAATTCAGCTCTCAGCAGGTGCCAAGTTCAAAGTGCCTTTTTGCAGAAAGCCACCACCAGCTCTGCACCTGCTCCTTGGAGAAAGAACCAGGTATTAGAAGGGCTGCCACAGAGAAGTGACTTAACAAAATCATAAGCAGGATGTGGCTGTTTCCTCTGTGACAGGGGCATGTTTGTGCCCTCTCAATTATACCAAACTTAATGGGAGCCTGTCTGTGAGAGGGGCCAGAGAAAGTATAATAGCTAAATACCAGCAAGGATGCATTATTACTTAGATTCTATCAAACAAACCTAAGCAGAGGAAATACGCAAACATTACTGTTCCACctaatagtttttcttttccttgaggtCACGCTGCAGATGGagagtaaaatgagaataaatgtgACCGTGAATGAAGATGGGGAGTGTTTCAAGGCTCTGGTTGAACAGAAAAAGAATGCTAGAAAATCGTGGGATAGAAATGCAGCTGGGAAGTTAAGGCAGGTACTCTGTGCTCCAGGGAAACGGGTTTCCTCCTCTAGCTGGTGAGTTGTCTTGTGTGTCCCTGCTAAGTTCAGAGGTTGTTTCAGGCCATCAAGTGTTAGAATTGCAACAACTCCAAACCAGGTGGGACAATCATTGACGTATTTGGGAGAGGAAGTCATTTCAGGGATATAGTTCTAGAAGAAATGAAAGTTATTATGTGCAAGTGTTGGACTTTGAAGGAGGGGAAGGGTGGTTGACAGCAGGGCAGGAACTGTGTACATTTCCTCTTCCTGTTTCCTTAACTGACGTCCTCAGGCATCTCTCCTTGTCGGGGGAGGATGTTCTCTACTGCCTTCTTTTTAGCCTCCTTAATCTTGTTTATATGGCACCTGCAGCAAGGAAACATCTGTCCaacagggagggggctggggttaCAAGAGTTTGCTACGAAGTGTGTTAATGTAAGGTTAGGAGATTCACAGAAATGAGTCCTGAAAGGCTGGCATAAGTGTTGACTTAAAAATTCTGATCTCACATGTTCATTTTTCCTAAAACTGAAGGGTCTTGTTTCTGGAATCTCAAACCTTTAGGCAAAAAATCAAAACTGCAGAGTGGATGAAAATCGCCTCTTATTTTAAAGGCTCACATACACTTTAGAGAAGCCATTTTTCTAGCCCTGTTATTACTATAAACAAGCAGtttcattttaacatttactCTTTATTGTGTCGCATGAAGTACCTACGTAATGCAAGTATGTACTGTACTAAAATACCTATATTTCCAAATAACATTATATGGTGTAGCCCACAGTCTCTGCAGAAGCATCATGAGTAACCTATGCCTTTAAACTTAACAATCCATTGTTGGATGCTGTGAAAAGTATGCTAacagatgaagagaaagaaataaagctaAGTATGAATACACTTTTCCAAACATATACATACGCAGCTTACAATGGAACCCCAATGGAAATAAGTCAAATGACAACATCTGATGTAGGAGCTATAAAATGTAGACTCTGCAATAAAAAGCCAAAggcacataaaaatatattttaactttaaaaataacttagttACAGTAATACTTCGCTTGTGTCTTACCAACATGTAGCTTACGGTCAAAATTGCGcgatatagatataatatatcgGGATATATAAGAGCTACAAGAAAATCCCCCGAACCAATAGAGTTGTTCAAATGTGAAAACAGAGAACAGTTTTAACACTGAAGAATTCGCAATGGTGAGCCCAAATAAGGTAATATAGAAAAGAGTCTAGAAAAAAAGGCTTAGGTATTAAATTTTGACTTCTTCTTGCTCAGAAAATGCTGGAGTATTGTCAAGTTCTTTAACATGACTTGTGCAGCCCTTCGTAGCTAGTGCCAATCCTGGCCGAGCTAGAGTTCTTACGTTTCtggaaacaaaaaaatgtgaGCTGAACATTAGCAATGCCCGCCGAAAATGGGTTCTGACTGACTCACTTCCTTTCTGTCAGGacgggttttttgttgttgttgttttggtttgttttctaattgtttttgcAAACAGGGCATCACAGGTACAAAAAATATTTCGTAGGAACATGATTTTAGAAAACCCATCACACACAACTGCACACATAGCCAGTGAAGCTCTTCTCTTTGACTGTGGTTAGTTTATTTTCTGATACCTTTCCCCCAAAGGACAAGAGTCCACGGTGTCCCTTACTTATTTTTATCCATGACATTCAGCACCTCATCCAAAAAGGAAGGCCCCAGATCGAGCTGCAGGGAAAGGAGGGAACCCGTGAGATCAGAGAGGGACTCCTCTGACTTCGTCTTCTCCTTGACGAGCTGGCACGGGGCGGGATGATCAAACATGTCCTCGGCCGGCCAGTCAGAGTACTGTTCGGAGAGGCTGGAGGAGTGGCTGTCCCTGCCCCGGCTGGACTGTGACGCGGAGCCGCTGGAGCCCCATGAGACGTCTCCCTGGTGGCCTGTCCCGTTCTCCAGCAGACCGCTCTTCTCTGGGGCCTTCTCCTCCACGACCGGCTCACAGCTGAGACGGGGCAGCTTGGCCGGCCCAAAGGACTCCTGTTTGGAACTAAATGTCACCGGTGACAGCAAGGGCAACATGAGTGCCTGGGACCCTCCGATGGTCGGGAGGGAAATGGCGTTTTTGAGCACTGGGGAGGGCGTGTCTGTGAACACAGAGTCAGAGGTGCTGTTGGCCCGCAGGAACTCGCTGTGCCCGGGGAAGGGGCCCAGGCGCGCTTTCTCCTGGTTTCCTGGGAGCAGCTCATAGTTCCCTTGCAGGAAGGAGATGTCACCGAAGACATCGTGCTGGCCCTCTTTGCCAATGTGAATGGTGTGGCGGAAGTCTCCGAGGGGAGGGCTGATCATATCGGGGGACAAGATGTCCCTCAGTTTAAATTTCTTGCCTTTCTTGTTATTGGCAGCTTTTAGGTAAATCGGTGTCTTGGCTGGCATTTTGGGATCCGAGAATGTCTACTTTGCAAAAGGGAAATGGGCCACTTTCTTCTGCGGACGTTGGGTTTCTGAAAATCCTTCCTGAGAGGATCtgtcacatcattttttttttttttcctcaagtagCTTCCCGAAGTGGCTGTGAGATGAGCGGGGGTTTAAGAGGCCTTCCTGAGATTACAGCCAAGTGGGGCGTCCCAGAGAGCGACGTACATCATCCAACCCCTTCCACGGTGGGGAGAAACCtggaaaaaggaaaccaaagcaggTTATAGTTAGCACCTTGCCCTTCGGGGTTCACCAGGGCCCGCCTTTTTCACCAGAGCCTGTGCCTAATGGCAGGAGCAGTTCTGTCAAGAGCCACGCTCTCTCCATCAAGTAGGATAGAAACTTTCATCTTCGGGTTTTCTACTAAGGGTCTACGAACCACAGTCTTATTtcagggggagaaaagggaaaaaaaaaaaaaaaagaaagagactgaaaGAGACTGGAAAACCTCACACCTATGACATCAGCACTTTCTAAACATGGCTATGGACACAATTTTCTGCATGTGTCTAAGATCTTAGATTTTTCCTCTGTTCTGAGCTCTGCTGTCAGCACATGACCAGAGTGATTTCAGCTTCCTAGATACAAGTGGATTTGCTTTCAAAcgtgttttctcttttgtttggtGTTCATGCTAGCAAGACTGATAGTATTTTGTCATTGAGCTCCATGtctaaataaaattaatgcaATACAGCCAACAGTCCTATATGCAAAGGGACTGGAAATATTTACTAAGTGACAGTGGTTATCAGAGGGAGCAAACTGCATTCTTACACATTTGAAAACAGGGATTTgggagtcaaaaaaaaaaaaatcatcctttctCAATCACCTACAGCTAGTAAAGAGCTGGAATCAGGTCACGGTGCAGAGAACTGGGCTGCCAAGGGTTTCAGGACCTGGGGCATTCtgagatggaaggaaaaattcAAATGGCCTCTTTTCACAGAAAAAACCAGTGTGATCATCTATAACAGGTTGGGTCTTCACTTGGGAATACTTTTGGAACATTTACTGATACAACATGTATCCTCTCCCTGGGGTGGGCAGAACCCCGAGGAAACCTCCATGATGTGGCTCCTAGCATAATGCTTTTGTGGGCACACCCTGGGACTTGCTTCTAACCTacagaatatggcaaaggggATGGGATGCCCCCCCCCCTTGGTTAGTTATATTCATCTTAGCAGACTGAGAAAGTCTCCCTTCATTGGCCTTGAAAGGATAAGCTGCCATGGAGAGGGAGGGCCGACAGagatgaattctgccaacaacctgagaAAACCGGAAGTGGATTCTTTCCCCAGTTGAGCGTCTGATGAGACCGCAGCCCTGACAACTGGCTCACCCCCTGATAAGACCCCGGAGTGAAGCCCTGCCTCGACTCccaacccacagaaactgtgggaCAATCACTAGGGAGTGATTTAAACTGCCAAGCTTGTGGTCACGCATTGCCTGTGTAGAAGGCTCACACGCCCTCCTTGCACACGCCACTCAGCACAATCAGAAATGCTAAGCTAGGCAGTGTGGGGCTCCAGGTTCTCATCTTACAGAGGAGAAACTATTCATCtcttaaaaataatctctaaCTCTTCAGTCACGTCAGCTGACACGGGGAAGCTAAAACCTTTCCCACTGTGGGAATTCCTGAAATGGCTCAGCTGAGACCTCTCCCATAGGGCTCCTCTCCCACGGGCAGtggagcaaataaataaataaatacttggagGGCTGAGTCAGGTGGTGGCTTGAAGAGAGCCAGACACATTTGCTTTGTAGCAGCCAGAGGCCGTCTGTATCCACTGCATACTTTTCCTTTCAGCGAGAGCTTCACATTCATTTTCCTGTGGCAGGTGGAAAGAACTGTGCCCTGGTACCCACGGACAAGGGACCAACTAGCTCTGTTTGGGAACTGGCTTGCACCCAAGCTCAACAAGGCAGAGAACGATGAGCAGGAGAGGCCTACCATGCCCTGTCTTCGTGTGCGGGGAGGAGGCCCCGGCAAGCACGAGGCGGTCTGAACCTGGAGTTCGCTAACCCAGCTGTCACCTGGGACCACACACTTGCCATCTCTCGTTCTCTTTAGTCCTGACGAAGGCCCTGGCTCCAACAAGCTCCCCGAGGTGCCACTTCCCACTTGAGGTTAGGGTCCCAAGGAAACACTGTGTCACTAACAGAGATGCCTGCTACCGAAGAATGGGACATGCGTGTGTAAGAAGCCAGGCTGGTGGGTCCAGACGTTCTCTGTTTTCCCTCGAATATGAGTCTGGTGGCTGTCACAAATGTTACAAATCCAAAGCCTTGGATCCCAACCTCAGAACTTCCTGGTTAAGTGTCTAACAGCCTGGGACCCCGCCACCCCAGGTAGCTGGTATTGCCTTCCCATGCCTCTGGGCACCGCATGGTGGATGACAGCTTGCAGGACAGCTtgcaggggctgctgggggcaCTGAGCCCATAGAAGGTGGGAGGCCGTCCCGAGGGACAGCTGCCCACTGAAGTGGTGTCCTCAGCACACACGGCCAGAAGGACAGCTGCCATAGAAAGATACAGTGTGTCCACCACAACGCAGGGGCAAGTGAGGGCTGCCCGTGGAGTCAAGGTTATATGAGGCCAGAAACCGAGAGAGTACTTCAAACCATGCAGAAAAGTACCATGGGGATGCAGCCAGTGAACGGTTCTCTGCCCTGCTGACGGGATCCCACACCACTGCCCTGCACTTGAACAAGGACTGGGTgagctggggagaaggggagaggaaacACTTGCACCCAGAAGGTGCTCAGGGCAGGAAtgcccagccctccctccccacctggcCACGGCTATGACCACGGCCACCACCATGGGCACTGCAAGCCCTTCTCCAGAGACTGGCTCAGCCTGGTCGAAGCTGGGTTTTAGGTCAGTGGCATGGACACAAAGGTGGGAAGGAagtgacaaaaagaaaggaaagggttAGTGAGTGAAGGCCACATACGCAGCGGGCAGTGAGActggaggggaagaagagagaagatacTGTAGAAcgcatttttctttctataaatacTTACATAGTGTTTACTGCCTGACAGGGATGTGCCTTCTAGGACTTTGCAAACAGTAATTTGTATTGAATTTCTACTATGCGCTGGTGCTATGAGCTCCCAAATACACGGgcgtttttgtgtttgtttgtttttaaggaattttgGACAAAAATGTCAGTTTTACAACTTTAGAGGAGTTGCTATTCACGATGTAAAGCTGGGGGAAATGGAGCTCGTCCCCCTCCCATCTTACCAGTCGTCCTCCTCCACTCAGGGGCAACCACGCTCTATCCCTCAGATCGCAATCTAATAGTGAGCACGTCTTATACTggctgcttccttccctcctttctggaTATTCTGGGCTCCTGGCCTTCTCAGCCAACGTACATCGCTGCCCCCTTTCCCTTCCTGGCCTGACTGTTCTTTCCGCATCTTCTCTGCCATTGCCAGTACAGGAAACTAACGGGCAGTTTCTTCAGTGGCAACAAAGTGGCTGGTCCTGGGTTGGCGGGGGGTATGCGCACACTCACTCCTGGGAACCACCAACCCTGAGTACTACTGCAAGCAGCCGTGTTCTGGGCACTGTTCCAACATACTGGCTCTTGCACAGGAACCCATGAGGCTGCTGTTaccagccccattttacagatgaggcactGAAGGGCAGACGATGAGTCTTGAGTCCCTTTGCCAAGACTACCTGGCTACAAGGCTCAAAGCCAAGTGGCCAGGCTCGAGTTGAAGGTCCCGACGCTGAACGATCACACTCGCCGGGGGTTCAGTCAGCAGCCCCGTGAGGAAGGGGGTGCGCTGCAAAGCCTGTTCAAGATACAGATGTCTGATGGCACACTGGATTGGGGGGGGGCCAGGCCTTGCATATATCGATGGTGGGAGCCCCAACAGATGCCCCCCCGGGTAGCAGCGGGTTTGGCAGCATCTGTCACAACTACAAATCCCATGCCTTGGACACCAGGATTCCACTTACAGAGATGGGCCGGCTTACATATATGGGAAATAATCCATGTACAAGATTATCAACCCAGGAACTTGCAACAGTCTGGAACTGGAAACAGCCTAACTATCCACTGAGAGAGGACTGGTTAAATTGAATTAAGGTGCATCTAATACAAATGAGTATCATACAGGCCTTAAAGAGGATGAAGCGGGTCTTTGTAGGCTGATGCAGAAAGAGCTCAGAGATACCAGTCTTGGAAGTATACAGATCTACTTGTGCCAAAGTACACAGCCCTCCTCGTCCTGGCTTGTAGGTCTATGAAGTCTCGCTgcaaacacacacaggaaactcttAACGGCGCCGCCCACAGGGAGGAGTGGATGGGGTACAACAGACGCGGGCGGGCGAGAAACTCCTCACTGTGTATCCTTTTAGGATTTGGGGGTTTTTGAACCATGTGACTGAATGAGCAATtagctatttaaaaacaaataaataggggcgcctgggtgactcagtcggttaggctgttgccttcggctcaggtcatgatcccagggtcctgggatcaagtcccgaatcaggctccttgctcgatagggagcctgcttctctctccgcctctgcctgcttgtgcactctctcgttctgacacataaataaacaaacaaaaactcaaaaaaccaaaataggCTGCTTAGGGCTCAGGCTGCAGCTTggattgaattttatataaaggtCCCAGAAAAGCCTACTGAATTTGACTTACGGGATCGTTAACGCAAACATTTCTGGGGCAACTGTGTTCAAAAGCTGAAACCTAGGGTGGCAGTGTGTGGGTGAGACCCACCCAGCCCCTCCGAAAAAGGTGAGCTTGTCTCACTGGAGCGTGGCCAAGGGACAAATCCCCTCTTCCTGCGGGGACCAGGCAGTCACCTTTAAGAGGCAGCAGTGGGACCTGGCAGAATGAAGATCTCCCAAGAGAAGGGTTTGTGGTCAGAAAGTAACGAGAAAAGACAAGGGGCAAGAGACATAAGGATGCAGCAAGTGTCCAGGTGGAAGGAAGCGTGGGCAGGAAGAGTCCGGCGCGGACTGGGGCAGACTGCTCCTGTCCAGACGGCGGCTAGTGACCCAGACAACACTCTGAGATGGGATGGTCCTAAGTGCCCAGCACAAAATCCTGTCCCTGCTCACCATCATCACAAAAGGAGACCTGGGCTCCAGGAGGCCGCTGGCAGCTGACGGATGTGGCAGTGGGCAGAGCAAGGAGGATTCCCAGTGGGAGAGCCTGAGTCAGGCTGACACCTCTGCCCAGAAGGAAGGGGGCTTGCTTGCTGTAggatggggtgggagagaggaagaaggggctCACAGGCCAGGTGTGAACTACTCTCCCACAACTGGTGAGCAGGCCCTCTGGCTGTTCCACAGACCAGATGAAGAGAACTGTTGGCCTTTTTCTACCGGGCAGGACTACTGCGACCACTTGGTACAGAAACACCCGCAGGATACTGCCCGCCTACACTGGGGGGCTCCCCCAGCTCTCCACCTTTCTTGTGTTGCCATCATTCCTCTACTCCCACTGTTTTCCTCAGATCCGAAGACAGAAagtcagagaggaggaaggcaagaaagaaacaggaaaacagaaagaaatcttcCCATGTGTAGACTTTCCTCAAAAACCTGCCTCTTGACCCTGAAACTGGAACTCTCCATGATTGTTAATCCCTTTCTCTGTGTTCTTGGATCACTCTTTGTTCCTCTTTCCCCCTTCGATGACACTTGAGATAATACTCATCAGGGAAATTAGATCCCTTAGAAAACAAAGGTACCAGTCCCTGGGCACTGGAAGCAGACAGATTTGCCAACAAAAGAGGTCAACTCCCTGGCCAGTGGCTTCTCACCCTCCATCAAGGTGAGAGAGAACGTCCGGCAGATGTGGGGACCCGGAGTCCAGCTGCAAATGCACAGGCCCCGCTTACAGGAATTTATGAGACATCCCAGGGTTCCAGGACACAAAAGGACCCAAGGGGAAGTCACAGTTTTGATAAGAATGGCAGAGTGTTGGGCCGTCCTTCCGGCACTCGGCTAACCCACTCCATTTTCTGGTAACAGAATGAAGCCTGAGTGACAGTGTTTGTTAGTGAGAGAAATCATCACAGCAGGAATAATTCAAtgaaaaaacccccaaaacaaaaaccccgAAGCAGCCCTTTGATTCACTTCCTTACCATCCTTTTGGCAAATAGAATGATGCCAGAAAGACCAAAGCAGGGTAGTGGCCAGGAGCTGGTGAGAAACGGGATTTGCTAAGAAGTGACACACAGACAAAATCAGTTCCTGAATCACTTAAGAGTTGACTGAACTGTGCAACTCatctgaaaagaacaaagaagtttagattttaaaaacCCCATTTAAGATAGGGATGTTTGGTTGGTCCACTA
Protein-coding sequences here:
- the CDC42EP3 gene encoding cdc42 effector protein 3, which gives rise to MPAKTPIYLKAANNKKGKKFKLRDILSPDMISPPLGDFRHTIHIGKEGQHDVFGDISFLQGNYELLPGNQEKARLGPFPGHSEFLRANSTSDSVFTDTPSPVLKNAISLPTIGGSQALMLPLLSPVTFSSKQESFGPAKLPRLSCEPVVEEKAPEKSGLLENGTGHQGDVSWGSSGSASQSSRGRDSHSSSLSEQYSDWPAEDMFDHPAPCQLVKEKTKSEESLSDLTGSLLSLQLDLGPSFLDEVLNVMDKNK